In Parcubacteria group bacterium, the following are encoded in one genomic region:
- a CDS encoding nucleoside monophosphate kinase yields the protein MGISKKLIAIILLGRPGSGKDTQAKLLAKKFGLVHLISSKLIEESLKSKAKIIKRDSRAYNVEKERRIQKSGYLNTSAFVAALVKDEIKKIAQKGFGLVMSGSPRTLREFKEEAPMLLKLYGKNNIYFFHIIISPNEVYIRNLKRHRKDLPELDSRKIIKKRLEVYSRDTLPLIKYLKSQKRVADINGEQSIMKIHLDILKVLMPKVK from the coding sequence ATGGGTATATCTAAAAAATTAATTGCAATTATTTTACTTGGAAGGCCGGGTTCCGGCAAAGACACTCAAGCCAAACTTTTAGCAAAAAAGTTCGGCTTGGTTCATCTTATTTCAAGCAAACTCATTGAAGAATCTTTAAAATCTAAAGCAAAAATTATTAAACGCGATAGCAGGGCTTACAATGTGGAAAAAGAGCGCCGTATTCAAAAAAGCGGTTATTTAAATACCTCTGCTTTTGTGGCAGCTCTGGTAAAAGACGAAATTAAAAAAATCGCGCAGAAAGGTTTTGGATTGGTAATGAGCGGTTCTCCCAGAACTTTAAGAGAGTTTAAAGAAGAGGCGCCGATGCTTTTAAAACTTTACGGTAAAAATAATATTTATTTTTTTCATATTATAATCAGTCCGAATGAGGTTTATATAAGGAATCTGAAACGCCACCGCAAAGATTTGCCCGAACTTGATTCAAGGAAAATAATTAAAAAACGGCTTGAAGTTTACAGTCGCGACACCCTTCCGCTTATCAAGTATTTGAAATCTCAAAAAAGAGTCGCGGATATAAACGGCGAACAGTCAATAATGAAAATTCATTTGGATATTTTGAAAGTTTTAATGCCGAAAGTAAAATAA
- the map gene encoding type I methionyl aminopeptidase encodes MITIKTKEEIEVLKEGGKILAEVLRELAKLAKPSVSTGFLDKKAQEMILARGGEPAFLNYHPNFMDRPYPAALCASLNEVVVHGLPSEKNILKEGDILKLDLGIKYKNLFTDAAITVGIGELMEEKQKLIDVTKRALGLAINEVKPGNHIGDIGFAIENYVESNGFYVIEILVGHGVGHAIHEEPNVPNYGKKGQGPELRAGMVIAIEPMVALKGKDVKLSKDGFGYETLGGSLSAHFEHSVAVTEEGNIVLTR; translated from the coding sequence ATGATAACAATCAAAACAAAAGAAGAAATAGAAGTTTTAAAAGAAGGCGGGAAAATTTTGGCCGAGGTTTTAAGAGAACTGGCGAAACTTGCTAAACCCAGTGTTAGCACGGGCTTTTTGGATAAAAAAGCCCAAGAGATGATTTTAGCTCGAGGCGGAGAACCGGCTTTTTTAAATTATCATCCGAATTTTATGGACAGGCCCTATCCGGCCGCCCTTTGTGCTTCGCTTAATGAAGTGGTGGTTCACGGCTTGCCTAGTGAAAAAAACATTTTAAAAGAAGGCGATATTTTAAAACTAGATCTTGGCATCAAATACAAAAATCTTTTTACCGACGCGGCTATTACGGTTGGAATAGGGGAACTTATGGAAGAAAAGCAAAAACTCATTGATGTTACCAAACGAGCGCTGGGGCTGGCAATAAACGAAGTGAAACCGGGAAATCATATTGGCGATATTGGATTTGCGATTGAAAATTACGTTGAAAGCAATGGTTTTTATGTTATAGAAATTTTGGTCGGCCATGGCGTCGGCCATGCCATTCATGAAGAGCCAAATGTTCCTAATTACGGAAAAAAAGGCCAGGGGCCAGAGCTGAGAGCAGGCATGGTTATAGCAATTGAACCGATGGTCGCATTAAAAGGTAAAGATGTTAAATTATCCAAAGACGGTTTCGGCTACGAGACGCTCGGTGGCTCTCTTTCCGCCCATTTTGAACATTCGGTGGCGGTTACAGAGGAGGGAAACATAGTTTTGACACGGTAA
- a CDS encoding pre-16S rRNA-processing nuclease YqgF, protein MKILAIDYGKKWIGLAISDDGRRLAFAYKTLENNSKTFSVLNEIIKKEEIYKIVIGLPLNKEMKPTQQTTETENWAQELIKKVATPTPLGRSPDRNSDGTVGESVGVDFENEIFTSKAADKLGVKNQHAAAAAIFLQDYLDRNNK, encoded by the coding sequence ATGAAGATTTTAGCTATTGATTACGGGAAAAAATGGATTGGGCTGGCGATTTCTGACGATGGGCGCCGGCTGGCTTTTGCTTATAAAACCTTGGAAAATAATTCCAAAACTTTTTCTGTTTTAAATGAAATAATAAAAAAAGAAGAAATTTATAAAATAGTTATTGGCTTGCCTTTGAATAAAGAGATGAAACCGACGCAACAAACAACTGAAACGGAAAACTGGGCGCAAGAACTTATTAAAAAAGTTGCAACTCCGACGCCTTTGGGTCGGAGCCCCGACCGGAACTCCGACGGTACCGTCGGAGAAAGCGTCGGGGTTGATTTTGAAAATGAAATTTTTACAAGCAAGGCGGCGGATAAACTCGGAGTAAAAAACCAGCACGCCGCCGCCGCCGCAATTTTTCTTCAGGATTATTTGGATAGAAATAACAAATAA